In Balaenoptera musculus isolate JJ_BM4_2016_0621 chromosome 19, mBalMus1.pri.v3, whole genome shotgun sequence, one genomic interval encodes:
- the DMKN gene encoding dermokine isoform X6 — protein sequence MKLQGSLACLLLVLCLGSGEAGPLLSGGESAGAGVMEATGHGVGEAVGQEVGETIKHGVGEATGRGDGEAAGSGVKEAMGPGVGDDLAHGVEDAAHALGNTGSEADRQAENVIQHGVHAAHSSRQGMPGGNGALGTHGQPPSGGHGTSGSPGNPGGPGIPWDHVYSGGSGGSFGTNPQGGSRGHGDHGGAFNVGTNTQAAVAQTPYGSGRGSDKPNAEGSSSGGSSNSSSGGSSGGSSGLHWGQGSSGGGEAVNRTNTLNSQTSPGLFNFDAFWMNLKFMLGFINWDAINKGQVSKPSTRILLYFRRLWENFKRNTPFLNWKAITEPGTGCQDVEAVTSKNDDYNQQTHPTATGGQHSAKIPTKGRLATALTPTAWGLPGGEWGVTISSSASRARPDLLQWVKFW from the exons ATGAAGCTACAGGGGTCTCTGGCCTGCCTCCTGCTGGTCCTGTGCCTGGGCAGTGGGGAGGCTGGCCCACTGCTGAGTGGAGGGGAGAGCGCTGGAGCAGGGGTCATGGAGGCCACTGGACACGGGGTGGGAGAGGCCGTTGGACAAGAAGTGGGAGAGACCATCAAGCACGGAGTCGGGGAGGCCACTGGCAGAGGGGATGGAGAGGCAGCGGGTTCTGGAGTCAAGGAGGCCATGGGCCCCGGGGTGGGGGACGATCTCGCCCATGGGGTTGAAGATGCGGCCCATGCTCTTGGAAACACTGGGAGTGAGGCTGACAGACAGGCTGAGAACGTCATTCAGCATGGAGTGCATGCTGCCCACAGCTCCCGGCAGGGGATGCCTGGCGGCAACGGCGCTTTG GGAACACATGGCCAGCCTCCATCTGGAGGCCATGGCACCTCTGGCTCTCCAGGCAATCCTGGAGGTCCAGGGATTCCCTGGGACCATGTGTATTCTGGAGGCTCAGGTGGCAGCTTTGGGACTAACCCTCAGGGAGGCTCCCGGGGCCACGGAGACCATGGAGGGGCATTCAACGTGGGGACCAACACTCAG GCAGCTGTGGCCCAAACTCCTTATGGCTCAGGGAGAGGCAGCGACAAGCCAAATGCAGAG GGAAGCAGCAGCGgtggcagcagcaacagcagcagtgGTGGCAGCAGCGGTGGCAGTTCTGGGCTCCACTGG GGGCAAGGGTCTAGCGGTGGAGGGGAAGCTGTCAATAGAACCAACACCTTG AACTCTCAGACGTCTCCTGGGCTCTTCAACTTTGACGCTTTCTGGATG aatTTAAAATTCATGCTGGGTTTCATTAACTGGGACGCCATCAACAAG GGCCAAGTCTCAAAGCCCAGCACTCGCATCCTCCTCTACTTCAGGAGACTCTGGGAG aACTTCAAACGCAACACTCCTTTCTTGAACTGGAAAGCAATTACTGAG CCTGGCACAGGATGCCAAGACGTGGAAGCTGTAACTTCTAAG AACGACGATTATAACCAGCAGACACACCCTACTGCCACTGGGGGGCAGCACTCAGCCAAGATCCCCACTAAGGGAAGGCTTGCAACCGCCCTGACTCCCACTGCATGGGGTCTGCCTGGGGGCGAG TGGGGAGTCACGATTTCCTCCTCG GCTTCCCGGGCGCGACCTGACCTGCTGCAGTGGGTGAAGTTTTGGTAG
- the DMKN gene encoding dermokine isoform X1 produces the protein MKLQGSLACLLLVLCLGSGEAGPLLSGGESAGAGVMEATGHGVGEAVGQEVGETIKHGVGEATGRGDGEAAGSGVKEAMGPGVGDDLAHGVEDAAHALGNTGSEADRQAENVIQHGVHAAHSSRQGMPGGNGALGTHGQPPSGGHGTSGSPGNPGGPGIPWDHVYSGGSGGSFGTNPQGGSRGHGDHGGAFNVGTNTQAAVAQTPYGSGRGSDKPNAEGSSSGGSSNSSSGGSSGGSSGLHWKTLEILIKAATPSEVHVSGESGGQGQGSSGGGEAVNRTNTLNSQTSPGLFNFDAFWMNLKFMLGFINWDAINKGQVSKPSTRILLYFRRLWENFKRNTPFLNWKAITEPGTGCQDVEAVTSKNDDYNQQTHPTATGGQHSAKIPTKGRLATALTPTAWGLPGGEWGVTISSSASRARPDLLQWVKFW, from the exons ATGAAGCTACAGGGGTCTCTGGCCTGCCTCCTGCTGGTCCTGTGCCTGGGCAGTGGGGAGGCTGGCCCACTGCTGAGTGGAGGGGAGAGCGCTGGAGCAGGGGTCATGGAGGCCACTGGACACGGGGTGGGAGAGGCCGTTGGACAAGAAGTGGGAGAGACCATCAAGCACGGAGTCGGGGAGGCCACTGGCAGAGGGGATGGAGAGGCAGCGGGTTCTGGAGTCAAGGAGGCCATGGGCCCCGGGGTGGGGGACGATCTCGCCCATGGGGTTGAAGATGCGGCCCATGCTCTTGGAAACACTGGGAGTGAGGCTGACAGACAGGCTGAGAACGTCATTCAGCATGGAGTGCATGCTGCCCACAGCTCCCGGCAGGGGATGCCTGGCGGCAACGGCGCTTTG GGAACACATGGCCAGCCTCCATCTGGAGGCCATGGCACCTCTGGCTCTCCAGGCAATCCTGGAGGTCCAGGGATTCCCTGGGACCATGTGTATTCTGGAGGCTCAGGTGGCAGCTTTGGGACTAACCCTCAGGGAGGCTCCCGGGGCCACGGAGACCATGGAGGGGCATTCAACGTGGGGACCAACACTCAG GCAGCTGTGGCCCAAACTCCTTATGGCTCAGGGAGAGGCAGCGACAAGCCAAATGCAGAG GGAAGCAGCAGCGgtggcagcagcaacagcagcagtgGTGGCAGCAGCGGTGGCAGTTCTGGGCTCCACTGG AAAACTCTAGAAATTTTGATCAAGGCGGCTACTCCCAG TGAAGTCCACGTGTCCGGGGAATCTGGGGGTCAG GGGCAAGGGTCTAGCGGTGGAGGGGAAGCTGTCAATAGAACCAACACCTTG AACTCTCAGACGTCTCCTGGGCTCTTCAACTTTGACGCTTTCTGGATG aatTTAAAATTCATGCTGGGTTTCATTAACTGGGACGCCATCAACAAG GGCCAAGTCTCAAAGCCCAGCACTCGCATCCTCCTCTACTTCAGGAGACTCTGGGAG aACTTCAAACGCAACACTCCTTTCTTGAACTGGAAAGCAATTACTGAG CCTGGCACAGGATGCCAAGACGTGGAAGCTGTAACTTCTAAG AACGACGATTATAACCAGCAGACACACCCTACTGCCACTGGGGGGCAGCACTCAGCCAAGATCCCCACTAAGGGAAGGCTTGCAACCGCCCTGACTCCCACTGCATGGGGTCTGCCTGGGGGCGAG TGGGGAGTCACGATTTCCTCCTCG GCTTCCCGGGCGCGACCTGACCTGCTGCAGTGGGTGAAGTTTTGGTAG
- the DMKN gene encoding dermokine isoform X4: MKLQGSLACLLLVLCLGSGEAGPLLSGGESAGAGVMEATGHGVGEAVGQEVGETIKHGVGEATGRGDGEAAGSGVKEAMGPGVGDDLAHGVEDAAHALGNTGSEADRQAENVIQHGVHAAHSSRQGMPGGNGALGTHGQPPSGGHGTSGSPGNPGGPGIPWDHVYSGGSGGSFGTNPQGGSRGHGDHGGAFNVGTNTQAAVAQTPYGSGRGSDKPNAEGSSSGGSSNSSSGGSSGGSSGLHWKTLEILIKAATPSEVHVSGESGGQGQGSSGGGEAVNRTNTLNSQTSPGLFNFDAFWMNLKFMLGFINWDAINKGQVSKPSTRILLYFRRLWENFKRNTPFLNWKAITEPGTGCQDVEAVTSKNDDYNQQTHPTATGGQHSAKIPTKWGVTISSSASRARPDLLQWVKFW; encoded by the exons ATGAAGCTACAGGGGTCTCTGGCCTGCCTCCTGCTGGTCCTGTGCCTGGGCAGTGGGGAGGCTGGCCCACTGCTGAGTGGAGGGGAGAGCGCTGGAGCAGGGGTCATGGAGGCCACTGGACACGGGGTGGGAGAGGCCGTTGGACAAGAAGTGGGAGAGACCATCAAGCACGGAGTCGGGGAGGCCACTGGCAGAGGGGATGGAGAGGCAGCGGGTTCTGGAGTCAAGGAGGCCATGGGCCCCGGGGTGGGGGACGATCTCGCCCATGGGGTTGAAGATGCGGCCCATGCTCTTGGAAACACTGGGAGTGAGGCTGACAGACAGGCTGAGAACGTCATTCAGCATGGAGTGCATGCTGCCCACAGCTCCCGGCAGGGGATGCCTGGCGGCAACGGCGCTTTG GGAACACATGGCCAGCCTCCATCTGGAGGCCATGGCACCTCTGGCTCTCCAGGCAATCCTGGAGGTCCAGGGATTCCCTGGGACCATGTGTATTCTGGAGGCTCAGGTGGCAGCTTTGGGACTAACCCTCAGGGAGGCTCCCGGGGCCACGGAGACCATGGAGGGGCATTCAACGTGGGGACCAACACTCAG GCAGCTGTGGCCCAAACTCCTTATGGCTCAGGGAGAGGCAGCGACAAGCCAAATGCAGAG GGAAGCAGCAGCGgtggcagcagcaacagcagcagtgGTGGCAGCAGCGGTGGCAGTTCTGGGCTCCACTGG AAAACTCTAGAAATTTTGATCAAGGCGGCTACTCCCAG TGAAGTCCACGTGTCCGGGGAATCTGGGGGTCAG GGGCAAGGGTCTAGCGGTGGAGGGGAAGCTGTCAATAGAACCAACACCTTG AACTCTCAGACGTCTCCTGGGCTCTTCAACTTTGACGCTTTCTGGATG aatTTAAAATTCATGCTGGGTTTCATTAACTGGGACGCCATCAACAAG GGCCAAGTCTCAAAGCCCAGCACTCGCATCCTCCTCTACTTCAGGAGACTCTGGGAG aACTTCAAACGCAACACTCCTTTCTTGAACTGGAAAGCAATTACTGAG CCTGGCACAGGATGCCAAGACGTGGAAGCTGTAACTTCTAAG AACGACGATTATAACCAGCAGACACACCCTACTGCCACTGGGGGGCAGCACTCAGCCAAGATCCCCACTAAG TGGGGAGTCACGATTTCCTCCTCG GCTTCCCGGGCGCGACCTGACCTGCTGCAGTGGGTGAAGTTTTGGTAG
- the DMKN gene encoding dermokine isoform X10 yields the protein MKLQGSLACLLLVLCLGSGEAGPLLSGGESAGAGVMEATGHGVGEAVGQEVGETIKHGVGEATGRGDGEAAGSGVKEAMGPGVGDDLAHGVEDAAHALGNTGSEADRQAENVIQHGVHAAHSSRQGMPGGNGALGTHGQPPSGGHGTSGSPGNPGGPGIPWDHVYSGGSGGSFGTNPQGGSRGHGDHGGAFNVGTNTQAAVAQTPYGSGRGSDKPNAEGSSSGGSSNSSSGGSSGGSSGLHWKTLEILIKAATPSEVHVSGESGGQGQGSSGGGEAVNRTNTLNSQTSPGLFNFDAFWMNLKFMLGFINWDAINKGQVSKPSTRILLYFRRLWENFKRNTPFLNWKAITEWGVTISSSASRARPDLLQWVKFW from the exons ATGAAGCTACAGGGGTCTCTGGCCTGCCTCCTGCTGGTCCTGTGCCTGGGCAGTGGGGAGGCTGGCCCACTGCTGAGTGGAGGGGAGAGCGCTGGAGCAGGGGTCATGGAGGCCACTGGACACGGGGTGGGAGAGGCCGTTGGACAAGAAGTGGGAGAGACCATCAAGCACGGAGTCGGGGAGGCCACTGGCAGAGGGGATGGAGAGGCAGCGGGTTCTGGAGTCAAGGAGGCCATGGGCCCCGGGGTGGGGGACGATCTCGCCCATGGGGTTGAAGATGCGGCCCATGCTCTTGGAAACACTGGGAGTGAGGCTGACAGACAGGCTGAGAACGTCATTCAGCATGGAGTGCATGCTGCCCACAGCTCCCGGCAGGGGATGCCTGGCGGCAACGGCGCTTTG GGAACACATGGCCAGCCTCCATCTGGAGGCCATGGCACCTCTGGCTCTCCAGGCAATCCTGGAGGTCCAGGGATTCCCTGGGACCATGTGTATTCTGGAGGCTCAGGTGGCAGCTTTGGGACTAACCCTCAGGGAGGCTCCCGGGGCCACGGAGACCATGGAGGGGCATTCAACGTGGGGACCAACACTCAG GCAGCTGTGGCCCAAACTCCTTATGGCTCAGGGAGAGGCAGCGACAAGCCAAATGCAGAG GGAAGCAGCAGCGgtggcagcagcaacagcagcagtgGTGGCAGCAGCGGTGGCAGTTCTGGGCTCCACTGG AAAACTCTAGAAATTTTGATCAAGGCGGCTACTCCCAG TGAAGTCCACGTGTCCGGGGAATCTGGGGGTCAG GGGCAAGGGTCTAGCGGTGGAGGGGAAGCTGTCAATAGAACCAACACCTTG AACTCTCAGACGTCTCCTGGGCTCTTCAACTTTGACGCTTTCTGGATG aatTTAAAATTCATGCTGGGTTTCATTAACTGGGACGCCATCAACAAG GGCCAAGTCTCAAAGCCCAGCACTCGCATCCTCCTCTACTTCAGGAGACTCTGGGAG aACTTCAAACGCAACACTCCTTTCTTGAACTGGAAAGCAATTACTGAG TGGGGAGTCACGATTTCCTCCTCG GCTTCCCGGGCGCGACCTGACCTGCTGCAGTGGGTGAAGTTTTGGTAG
- the DMKN gene encoding dermokine isoform X3, producing MKLQGSLACLLLVLCLGSGEAGPLLSGGESAGAGVMEATGHGVGEAVGQEVGETIKHGVGEATGRGDGEAAGSGVKEAMGPGVGDDLAHGVEDAAHALGNTGSEADRQAENVIQHGVHAAHSSRQGMPGGNGALGTHGQPPSGGHGTSGSPGNPGGPGIPWDHVYSGGSGGSFGTNPQGGSRGHGDHGGAFNVGTNTQAAVAQTPYGSGRGSDKPNAEGSSSGGSSNSSSGGSSGGSSGLHWKTLEILIKAATPSEVHVSGESGGQNSQTSPGLFNFDAFWMNLKFMLGFINWDAINKGQVSKPSTRILLYFRRLWENFKRNTPFLNWKAITEPGTGCQDVEAVTSKNDDYNQQTHPTATGGQHSAKIPTKGRLATALTPTAWGLPGGEWGVTISSSASRARPDLLQWVKFW from the exons ATGAAGCTACAGGGGTCTCTGGCCTGCCTCCTGCTGGTCCTGTGCCTGGGCAGTGGGGAGGCTGGCCCACTGCTGAGTGGAGGGGAGAGCGCTGGAGCAGGGGTCATGGAGGCCACTGGACACGGGGTGGGAGAGGCCGTTGGACAAGAAGTGGGAGAGACCATCAAGCACGGAGTCGGGGAGGCCACTGGCAGAGGGGATGGAGAGGCAGCGGGTTCTGGAGTCAAGGAGGCCATGGGCCCCGGGGTGGGGGACGATCTCGCCCATGGGGTTGAAGATGCGGCCCATGCTCTTGGAAACACTGGGAGTGAGGCTGACAGACAGGCTGAGAACGTCATTCAGCATGGAGTGCATGCTGCCCACAGCTCCCGGCAGGGGATGCCTGGCGGCAACGGCGCTTTG GGAACACATGGCCAGCCTCCATCTGGAGGCCATGGCACCTCTGGCTCTCCAGGCAATCCTGGAGGTCCAGGGATTCCCTGGGACCATGTGTATTCTGGAGGCTCAGGTGGCAGCTTTGGGACTAACCCTCAGGGAGGCTCCCGGGGCCACGGAGACCATGGAGGGGCATTCAACGTGGGGACCAACACTCAG GCAGCTGTGGCCCAAACTCCTTATGGCTCAGGGAGAGGCAGCGACAAGCCAAATGCAGAG GGAAGCAGCAGCGgtggcagcagcaacagcagcagtgGTGGCAGCAGCGGTGGCAGTTCTGGGCTCCACTGG AAAACTCTAGAAATTTTGATCAAGGCGGCTACTCCCAG TGAAGTCCACGTGTCCGGGGAATCTGGGGGTCAG AACTCTCAGACGTCTCCTGGGCTCTTCAACTTTGACGCTTTCTGGATG aatTTAAAATTCATGCTGGGTTTCATTAACTGGGACGCCATCAACAAG GGCCAAGTCTCAAAGCCCAGCACTCGCATCCTCCTCTACTTCAGGAGACTCTGGGAG aACTTCAAACGCAACACTCCTTTCTTGAACTGGAAAGCAATTACTGAG CCTGGCACAGGATGCCAAGACGTGGAAGCTGTAACTTCTAAG AACGACGATTATAACCAGCAGACACACCCTACTGCCACTGGGGGGCAGCACTCAGCCAAGATCCCCACTAAGGGAAGGCTTGCAACCGCCCTGACTCCCACTGCATGGGGTCTGCCTGGGGGCGAG TGGGGAGTCACGATTTCCTCCTCG GCTTCCCGGGCGCGACCTGACCTGCTGCAGTGGGTGAAGTTTTGGTAG
- the DMKN gene encoding dermokine isoform X12, producing MKLQGSLACLLLVLCLGSGEAGPLLSGGESAGAGVMEATGHGVGEAVGQEVGETIKHGVGEATGRGDGEAAGSGVKEAMGPGVGDDLAHGVEDAAHALGNTGSEADRQAENVIQHGVHAAHSSRQGMPGGNGALAAVAQTPYGSGRGSDKPNAEGSSSGGSSNSSSGGSSGGSSGLHWKTLEILIKAATPSEVHVSGESGGQGQGSSGGGEAVNRTNTLNSQTSPGLFNFDAFWMNLKFMLGFINWDAINKGQVSKPSTRILLYFRRLWENFKRNTPFLNWKAITEPGTGCQDVEAVTSKNDDYNQQTHPTATGGQHSAKIPTKGRLATALTPTAWGLPGGEWGVTISSSASRARPDLLQWVKFW from the exons ATGAAGCTACAGGGGTCTCTGGCCTGCCTCCTGCTGGTCCTGTGCCTGGGCAGTGGGGAGGCTGGCCCACTGCTGAGTGGAGGGGAGAGCGCTGGAGCAGGGGTCATGGAGGCCACTGGACACGGGGTGGGAGAGGCCGTTGGACAAGAAGTGGGAGAGACCATCAAGCACGGAGTCGGGGAGGCCACTGGCAGAGGGGATGGAGAGGCAGCGGGTTCTGGAGTCAAGGAGGCCATGGGCCCCGGGGTGGGGGACGATCTCGCCCATGGGGTTGAAGATGCGGCCCATGCTCTTGGAAACACTGGGAGTGAGGCTGACAGACAGGCTGAGAACGTCATTCAGCATGGAGTGCATGCTGCCCACAGCTCCCGGCAGGGGATGCCTGGCGGCAACGGCGCTTTG GCAGCTGTGGCCCAAACTCCTTATGGCTCAGGGAGAGGCAGCGACAAGCCAAATGCAGAG GGAAGCAGCAGCGgtggcagcagcaacagcagcagtgGTGGCAGCAGCGGTGGCAGTTCTGGGCTCCACTGG AAAACTCTAGAAATTTTGATCAAGGCGGCTACTCCCAG TGAAGTCCACGTGTCCGGGGAATCTGGGGGTCAG GGGCAAGGGTCTAGCGGTGGAGGGGAAGCTGTCAATAGAACCAACACCTTG AACTCTCAGACGTCTCCTGGGCTCTTCAACTTTGACGCTTTCTGGATG aatTTAAAATTCATGCTGGGTTTCATTAACTGGGACGCCATCAACAAG GGCCAAGTCTCAAAGCCCAGCACTCGCATCCTCCTCTACTTCAGGAGACTCTGGGAG aACTTCAAACGCAACACTCCTTTCTTGAACTGGAAAGCAATTACTGAG CCTGGCACAGGATGCCAAGACGTGGAAGCTGTAACTTCTAAG AACGACGATTATAACCAGCAGACACACCCTACTGCCACTGGGGGGCAGCACTCAGCCAAGATCCCCACTAAGGGAAGGCTTGCAACCGCCCTGACTCCCACTGCATGGGGTCTGCCTGGGGGCGAG TGGGGAGTCACGATTTCCTCCTCG GCTTCCCGGGCGCGACCTGACCTGCTGCAGTGGGTGAAGTTTTGGTAG
- the DMKN gene encoding dermokine isoform X2, translated as MKLQGSLACLLLVLCLGSGEAGPLLSGGESAGAGVMEATGHGVGEAVGQEVGETIKHGVGEATGRGDGEAAGSGVKEAMGPGVGDDLAHGVEDAAHALGNTGSEADRQAENVIQHGVHAAHSSRQGMPGGNGALGTHGQPPSGGHGTSGSPGNPGGPGIPWDHVYSGGSGGSFGTNPQGGSRGHGDHGGAFNVGTNTQAAVAQTPYGSGRGSDKPNAEGSSSGGSSNSSSGGSSGGSSGLHWKTLEILIKAATPSEVHVSGESGGQGQGSSGGGEAVNRTNTLNSQTSPGLFNFDAFWMNLKFMLGFINWDAINKGQVSKPSTRILLYFRRLWENFKRNTPFLNWKAITEPGTGCQDVEAVTSKNDDYNQQTHPTATGGQHSAKIPTKGRLATALTPTAWGLPGGEWGVTISSSASRARPDLLQWVKF; from the exons ATGAAGCTACAGGGGTCTCTGGCCTGCCTCCTGCTGGTCCTGTGCCTGGGCAGTGGGGAGGCTGGCCCACTGCTGAGTGGAGGGGAGAGCGCTGGAGCAGGGGTCATGGAGGCCACTGGACACGGGGTGGGAGAGGCCGTTGGACAAGAAGTGGGAGAGACCATCAAGCACGGAGTCGGGGAGGCCACTGGCAGAGGGGATGGAGAGGCAGCGGGTTCTGGAGTCAAGGAGGCCATGGGCCCCGGGGTGGGGGACGATCTCGCCCATGGGGTTGAAGATGCGGCCCATGCTCTTGGAAACACTGGGAGTGAGGCTGACAGACAGGCTGAGAACGTCATTCAGCATGGAGTGCATGCTGCCCACAGCTCCCGGCAGGGGATGCCTGGCGGCAACGGCGCTTTG GGAACACATGGCCAGCCTCCATCTGGAGGCCATGGCACCTCTGGCTCTCCAGGCAATCCTGGAGGTCCAGGGATTCCCTGGGACCATGTGTATTCTGGAGGCTCAGGTGGCAGCTTTGGGACTAACCCTCAGGGAGGCTCCCGGGGCCACGGAGACCATGGAGGGGCATTCAACGTGGGGACCAACACTCAG GCAGCTGTGGCCCAAACTCCTTATGGCTCAGGGAGAGGCAGCGACAAGCCAAATGCAGAG GGAAGCAGCAGCGgtggcagcagcaacagcagcagtgGTGGCAGCAGCGGTGGCAGTTCTGGGCTCCACTGG AAAACTCTAGAAATTTTGATCAAGGCGGCTACTCCCAG TGAAGTCCACGTGTCCGGGGAATCTGGGGGTCAG GGGCAAGGGTCTAGCGGTGGAGGGGAAGCTGTCAATAGAACCAACACCTTG AACTCTCAGACGTCTCCTGGGCTCTTCAACTTTGACGCTTTCTGGATG aatTTAAAATTCATGCTGGGTTTCATTAACTGGGACGCCATCAACAAG GGCCAAGTCTCAAAGCCCAGCACTCGCATCCTCCTCTACTTCAGGAGACTCTGGGAG aACTTCAAACGCAACACTCCTTTCTTGAACTGGAAAGCAATTACTGAG CCTGGCACAGGATGCCAAGACGTGGAAGCTGTAACTTCTAAG AACGACGATTATAACCAGCAGACACACCCTACTGCCACTGGGGGGCAGCACTCAGCCAAGATCCCCACTAAGGGAAGGCTTGCAACCGCCCTGACTCCCACTGCATGGGGTCTGCCTGGGGGCGAG TGGGGAGTCACGATTTCCTCCTCG GCTTCCCGGGCGCGACCTGACCTGCTGCAGTGGGTGAAGTTTTG A
- the DMKN gene encoding dermokine isoform X9 has translation MKLQGSLACLLLVLCLGSGEAGPLLSGGESAGAGVMEATGHGVGEAVGQEVGETIKHGVGEATGRGDGEAAGSGVKEAMGPGVGDDLAHGVEDAAHALGNTGSEADRQAENVIQHGVHAAHSSRQGMPGGNGALGTHGQPPSGGHGTSGSPGNPGGPGIPWDHVYSGGSGGSFGTNPQGGSRGHGDHGGAFNVGTNTQAAVAQTPYGSGRGSDKPNAEGSSSGGSSNSSSGGSSGGSSGLHWKTLEILIKAATPSEVHVSGESGGQGQGSSGGGEAVNRTNTLNSQTSPGLFNFDAFWMNLKFMLGFINWDAINKGQVSKPSTRILLYFRRLWENFKRNTPFLNWKAITEPGTGCQDVEAVTSKWGVTISSSASRARPDLLQWVKF, from the exons ATGAAGCTACAGGGGTCTCTGGCCTGCCTCCTGCTGGTCCTGTGCCTGGGCAGTGGGGAGGCTGGCCCACTGCTGAGTGGAGGGGAGAGCGCTGGAGCAGGGGTCATGGAGGCCACTGGACACGGGGTGGGAGAGGCCGTTGGACAAGAAGTGGGAGAGACCATCAAGCACGGAGTCGGGGAGGCCACTGGCAGAGGGGATGGAGAGGCAGCGGGTTCTGGAGTCAAGGAGGCCATGGGCCCCGGGGTGGGGGACGATCTCGCCCATGGGGTTGAAGATGCGGCCCATGCTCTTGGAAACACTGGGAGTGAGGCTGACAGACAGGCTGAGAACGTCATTCAGCATGGAGTGCATGCTGCCCACAGCTCCCGGCAGGGGATGCCTGGCGGCAACGGCGCTTTG GGAACACATGGCCAGCCTCCATCTGGAGGCCATGGCACCTCTGGCTCTCCAGGCAATCCTGGAGGTCCAGGGATTCCCTGGGACCATGTGTATTCTGGAGGCTCAGGTGGCAGCTTTGGGACTAACCCTCAGGGAGGCTCCCGGGGCCACGGAGACCATGGAGGGGCATTCAACGTGGGGACCAACACTCAG GCAGCTGTGGCCCAAACTCCTTATGGCTCAGGGAGAGGCAGCGACAAGCCAAATGCAGAG GGAAGCAGCAGCGgtggcagcagcaacagcagcagtgGTGGCAGCAGCGGTGGCAGTTCTGGGCTCCACTGG AAAACTCTAGAAATTTTGATCAAGGCGGCTACTCCCAG TGAAGTCCACGTGTCCGGGGAATCTGGGGGTCAG GGGCAAGGGTCTAGCGGTGGAGGGGAAGCTGTCAATAGAACCAACACCTTG AACTCTCAGACGTCTCCTGGGCTCTTCAACTTTGACGCTTTCTGGATG aatTTAAAATTCATGCTGGGTTTCATTAACTGGGACGCCATCAACAAG GGCCAAGTCTCAAAGCCCAGCACTCGCATCCTCCTCTACTTCAGGAGACTCTGGGAG aACTTCAAACGCAACACTCCTTTCTTGAACTGGAAAGCAATTACTGAG CCTGGCACAGGATGCCAAGACGTGGAAGCTGTAACTTCTAAG TGGGGAGTCACGATTTCCTCCTCG GCTTCCCGGGCGCGACCTGACCTGCTGCAGTGGGTGAAGTTTTG A
- the DMKN gene encoding dermokine isoform X8, with the protein MKLQGSLACLLLVLCLGSGEAGPLLSGGESAGAGVMEATGHGVGEAVGQEVGETIKHGVGEATGRGDGEAAGSGVKEAMGPGVGDDLAHGVEDAAHALGNTGSEADRQAENVIQHGVHAAHSSRQGMPGGNGALGTHGQPPSGGHGTSGSPGNPGGPGIPWDHVYSGGSGGSFGTNPQGGSRGHGDHGGAFNVGTNTQAAVAQTPYGSGRGSDKPNAEGSSSGGSSNSSSGGSSGGSSGLHWKTLEILIKAATPSEVHVSGESGGQGQGSSGGGEAVNRTNTLNSQTSPGLFNFDAFWMNLKFMLGFINWDAINKGQVSKPSTRILLYFRRLWENFKRNTPFLNWKAITEPGTGCQDVEAVTSKWGVTISSSASRARPDLLQWVKFW; encoded by the exons ATGAAGCTACAGGGGTCTCTGGCCTGCCTCCTGCTGGTCCTGTGCCTGGGCAGTGGGGAGGCTGGCCCACTGCTGAGTGGAGGGGAGAGCGCTGGAGCAGGGGTCATGGAGGCCACTGGACACGGGGTGGGAGAGGCCGTTGGACAAGAAGTGGGAGAGACCATCAAGCACGGAGTCGGGGAGGCCACTGGCAGAGGGGATGGAGAGGCAGCGGGTTCTGGAGTCAAGGAGGCCATGGGCCCCGGGGTGGGGGACGATCTCGCCCATGGGGTTGAAGATGCGGCCCATGCTCTTGGAAACACTGGGAGTGAGGCTGACAGACAGGCTGAGAACGTCATTCAGCATGGAGTGCATGCTGCCCACAGCTCCCGGCAGGGGATGCCTGGCGGCAACGGCGCTTTG GGAACACATGGCCAGCCTCCATCTGGAGGCCATGGCACCTCTGGCTCTCCAGGCAATCCTGGAGGTCCAGGGATTCCCTGGGACCATGTGTATTCTGGAGGCTCAGGTGGCAGCTTTGGGACTAACCCTCAGGGAGGCTCCCGGGGCCACGGAGACCATGGAGGGGCATTCAACGTGGGGACCAACACTCAG GCAGCTGTGGCCCAAACTCCTTATGGCTCAGGGAGAGGCAGCGACAAGCCAAATGCAGAG GGAAGCAGCAGCGgtggcagcagcaacagcagcagtgGTGGCAGCAGCGGTGGCAGTTCTGGGCTCCACTGG AAAACTCTAGAAATTTTGATCAAGGCGGCTACTCCCAG TGAAGTCCACGTGTCCGGGGAATCTGGGGGTCAG GGGCAAGGGTCTAGCGGTGGAGGGGAAGCTGTCAATAGAACCAACACCTTG AACTCTCAGACGTCTCCTGGGCTCTTCAACTTTGACGCTTTCTGGATG aatTTAAAATTCATGCTGGGTTTCATTAACTGGGACGCCATCAACAAG GGCCAAGTCTCAAAGCCCAGCACTCGCATCCTCCTCTACTTCAGGAGACTCTGGGAG aACTTCAAACGCAACACTCCTTTCTTGAACTGGAAAGCAATTACTGAG CCTGGCACAGGATGCCAAGACGTGGAAGCTGTAACTTCTAAG TGGGGAGTCACGATTTCCTCCTCG GCTTCCCGGGCGCGACCTGACCTGCTGCAGTGGGTGAAGTTTTGGTAG